From the genome of Pseudomonas helvetica:
TCGCATCCCCCGCCAAACTCCTCTTCCTGCCCGGAGCCTCAGGTAACACCCGGTTTTGGTGCCCGGTTGCTGAGCGCCTGGCCCACCCGGCGCAGCAGGTCCATGTCGGCTGGCCCGGCTTTGGAGACACTCCGCCCTTGCCCAGCGTGACCGGTATGGATGATCTGGTGACTCGCGTGCTGGCCGAAATCGACCGGCCCACAGCGCTGGTGGCGCAATCCATGGGCGGCATAGTCGCGGTGCTTGCAGCGCTTGAACGCCCTGAGTTGATCACGCACCTGACGCTGACCGTCACCTCTGGCGGGGTGGATATGTCTGCTCTGGACGCGCATGACTGGCGCCCGGATTTTGCTGCCGACAACCCGACACTGCCGAGGTGGTTTCTCGACGACCGCACCGACCTCACGCTCCGGCTGGTCGAGTTGCGCATGCCAGTCCTGCTCCTCTGGGGAGATTCTGATCCGATCAGCCCCGTTAGCGTCGGCCAGCGCCTTGCTCAACTGTTACCCCGCGCGGAACTACACGTTTTCCCTGGCGCCGATCACAGTCTGGGCTTTACTCACGCGGCCGAGGTGGCGAGCTTGATCGAGAAACATCTGGCTTGCTGGTGAGCGGAGCACTTGTTGCCAACGAGGAGGAGTCCATATACGGACGTTCGATCCATGCCTGCTTTCAGCCAAAAAAGAGAAGCTGGCCTTCTCCCGCAGGCCCGTATTGCTCAAGTTCCCGGCTCACCAGCCGACAGCCTTCGTTCCCACTTCACGGATGATTTTAATGTCCCGCTCTCTTTTTTTCGGCGTTGCTTTGCTCGCCGTCGGCGCCGCCTGCACTGCCCAAGCCCAGACCGTCACCACGCCCGAACAACTGCTGACCGAATTCTCTCGTTGCGATGCGCATTTCTTCGAGAGCCTGCGCGATGCCCGCCTGCCAGCAGGTACCTTGCGCCTGAGTGACTACGGCTCGGTCAAGGCACCAACCATCATGAGTCCGCTGCAGGAAGGTGGCACTTACCAACACTTCGAAACGCCCCTGATCGTTAACGGCGTGCGTATGGTCGGTTATTACAACCAGGCCGAAACCATCAAGAACGTCGGCAATTTTCTGTTCTGGGGTTTCGTAGCCGATGGCTTGCCGCAAGAGGTGGCCGCAAAACTCAAGCCGCTGATCGTCGACAACGCACGCTTTGTCAGTCAGGGCAAAGCCATTACCCGCGCCGAAATTCGCCGCATCGGTGACCCGATCGGTCAATGGCGCACCGAAGGACTGACCGGCCCCGGCGTCGCCACGCCATTTGGTTTAGTAGACCGCGTGCTGATCGTCGACACGGGCGACACGACACCGCCGCTCGCGGGACACACCACCGTGTTCTGCTCGCTACAAGGCACCGTGACCGCGCCGCTCTTGCAGGTCTATCGCCCTGACCTCAACGCTCATCTGCTCGACTGACAAGGATGCTTATCATGAATACTCGCTGGCCCGCACTGATCGCCTGCTCCGTCATCCTCACAGGTTGTGCAGGGATGCAGAACCCGCAAAAAGCCAACCTTGTCCACTGCACTAATCAGTTTAAAGCGTCCAAAGCCGAAAACTACTCTCTGGCGCTGCAGGAAGGTGATCTATGCCTGCAAAAAAATACGCTGCCCGCCTCGCTGCAAAGCTTGATTTACGCGGTGCAGGCCGACGCCTACAGCAACCTCAAGCACTTTCCCGAAGCCGTGGCCGCCAAGGAAAAATCCATGCAACTGGCGGTCAAGCCTGATCCGCGCGCCAACCTGGACTTGAGCGCCATGTATCGCGACGCTGGCAACCCGAAAAAAGCCCTTGAACTCGTGCAGTACAACCTTGACAACGGGATGGGAGAAGCTGGAAAGGGTTCCGGCTTCCACATGCCGACCTACTATCATCTGGGCCTCGCGCTGACAGACCTGGGTCAGTACCGAGAGGCCGCTGAAGCGTTCAGCACCGGCCTTCAGCGCCAGCCGGACTATGCCTGGGCCTATTACGCGCGCGCGATCGCGTACGACCATTTGGGAAACAAGGACGACGCCAAGGCCGACTTCATGAAGTTCTCGCAGATCGCCAACAAGAAGTACGTGCTGGAGGAGCACAAGGCCAAGCTCGCCGAGTACAGGATTTCCATGCCGTAGCAGGAGAGCCGGCTTAGTGACGAATGCGGTGGGTCAGCGAGCGCGGAGTGACCGCTTGCCTCGCATCTCAGACGAGTGAACGATCACCTCTGCTCCACCCCCGGGCGACGAAAAGAACCAAATGTGTCGGGGCCCCTTATAGCCCCGACGTCACTAAATCTACAGACTCGATCGCTGCTCATGGCAGCTTTCTGTATCAATCCTAACGCGAGGGAACGACTACTACTGACCGGTTTATGCCCATCGCGAAGGGCAGATAACGGCCAGAAGCTGCCGTTGAGCGTCTACGAAACCAACGGTGACTCACAACTTTGCACCATGGCGATGCAGGAGCGAAATGTGCTTTTGCGTTTTCATATCGAAGCCAATACGCCAGAATGCGTTCAACGCCTGCCATCAGATCAGCGAGAGCTGACACTTGTGGGGCTGAGCCGATAGCCAGCAAGGAACGCACATGAATTTCTTCAAGAAACTTCTCATTTCATTGAAAACTCCTTTGACCCAAGACGTCCAACCTACACCGCAACCCCTCGAATTGCGCGAGCCTGTTACTCCCGGCAGCTTGACTGAGGCTGAAGTGGTAAATCAGGCAGCCCGACAAGCTAGCGAAGCGTGCCTGGATCGTCATTGGGGATCCGTCGGCACAGTCGAGCGGGATGTTCTTTCCTATATCATTAGTCCGAGCTTTTCGGGTGGTCCTTACTGGCCCTCGACCCGTCAGGCTTACCGAGTGGTCCGCCGTGGCGACTCAGTTATCATCGCCACCGAAGGCCTGTCAGATCCATTCGATGACGCTGAAGGGATGGGCAATGGTTTCGAGATGGAGTTGTTCATAGAAACAGCAGATATACCCGAGCACGCCCGTGGCCCCTTGGGTGAGGTCGATCCTTTCAAGCGCAGTTGGGCATTCGAGCTGGTGGAACACGTTGCCAAAACGGTGGCAGATGCTGGAGGAATCACCCACCGTCTCGAGCAGTACGGTGCGCTATCTCTTGAAATTCCCGGGTTCAGCCTGTCGCACCACATGAGTGATCAACTCCCCAGACTCTTCGTGACCGATGACGACTCTACCGGCGTCTTGCTGGGAGCCCCTGAACCGGATTTCCCTACCCAACTGGATGACATGCCTTTATCCCCGGTCAGATTGGTTCCAGTGGTATTGATCACAGCGTCGGAGCTTGAATACGTCCGTTCTGGCGGGCGAGAGGCACGCGAGGATCTGGTGGTCCGTTTGAAGGCTGCGGGCGTCGGACATATGAACAGCCTTCATCGTGCTAGCGTTGTGTGACACCGGGCGGCTCTCAACCGGTAGCTGACCGAGGCGAACGGCTGTTTTAAGTCTAATGTCAGCTTTGGTTTTTTTGCCAGTCGCGACCGGCTGAAAGCAGCCCTTCGGATGACAGTCACCGCTGAAAATGAACGGCTTTACTCGAACGAAAGACCAAGCAGCTCGCTGCCACCAGCACCCATGCCGCTACCCCGCCATAGAGCATCACCCAGCCAAACCCATGCGCCAACGCTGCGTTGGCGACATCGACCGGAATCGTAGCTCCCTGGCCAGTCTGCGCCAACACGGCAGAGTTGCCGGCTGAAATATTCTCCGCCAGCAACCTCAGTTGAACATCATCGGACAAGCCAGATAACTGGTTGCGTAGAGAAGACAAAATACCTTCCACCAAGATGAATCCCATCAGCGCGATATTGATTGCAAGGC
Proteins encoded in this window:
- a CDS encoding alpha/beta fold hydrolase — encoded protein: MIASPAKLLFLPGASGNTRFWCPVAERLAHPAQQVHVGWPGFGDTPPLPSVTGMDDLVTRVLAEIDRPTALVAQSMGGIVAVLAALERPELITHLTLTVTSGGVDMSALDAHDWRPDFAADNPTLPRWFLDDRTDLTLRLVELRMPVLLLWGDSDPISPVSVGQRLAQLLPRAELHVFPGADHSLGFTHAAEVASLIEKHLACW
- a CDS encoding tetratricopeptide repeat protein, with translation MNTRWPALIACSVILTGCAGMQNPQKANLVHCTNQFKASKAENYSLALQEGDLCLQKNTLPASLQSLIYAVQADAYSNLKHFPEAVAAKEKSMQLAVKPDPRANLDLSAMYRDAGNPKKALELVQYNLDNGMGEAGKGSGFHMPTYYHLGLALTDLGQYREAAEAFSTGLQRQPDYAWAYYARAIAYDHLGNKDDAKADFMKFSQIANKKYVLEEHKAKLAEYRISMP
- a CDS encoding suppressor of fused domain protein translates to MNFFKKLLISLKTPLTQDVQPTPQPLELREPVTPGSLTEAEVVNQAARQASEACLDRHWGSVGTVERDVLSYIISPSFSGGPYWPSTRQAYRVVRRGDSVIIATEGLSDPFDDAEGMGNGFEMELFIETADIPEHARGPLGEVDPFKRSWAFELVEHVAKTVADAGGITHRLEQYGALSLEIPGFSLSHHMSDQLPRLFVTDDDSTGVLLGAPEPDFPTQLDDMPLSPVRLVPVVLITASELEYVRSGGREAREDLVVRLKAAGVGHMNSLHRASVV